The Clostridium sp. AWRP genome has a window encoding:
- a CDS encoding site-specific tyrosine recombinase, translating into MDGLLLGYEETLEKKHMSKNTMDAYVRDITRFYNFIKNRDENVENVEVVSIMAYVQYLQKEGRAISSIVRNIVSLRNFYKYLMLKGVLNENPVLYYQIPKVEHKVPKILTIEEVDKLLGSPNLDTNKGIRDKAMLEVMYAAGMKVMELLSLTIYDIDLKLSYVRCRSLKEEERIVPIGSVAVKYLKNYLNIRPKLNIYNLDILFLNLRGVQMSRQGFWKIVKYYAKEANIDKNINAFTLRHSFAVHLLQNGADIKSVQELLGHKELSATQIYSAVIKRNKIAQVYKKCHPRA; encoded by the coding sequence TTGGATGGACTTTTATTAGGTTATGAAGAAACCTTAGAAAAGAAGCACATGAGTAAAAATACAATGGATGCCTATGTGAGGGACATAACCAGATTTTATAATTTTATAAAAAATAGAGATGAAAATGTAGAAAATGTAGAAGTTGTATCTATAATGGCATATGTACAATATCTTCAAAAAGAAGGGAGAGCTATCTCCTCAATAGTAAGAAATATAGTATCCTTGAGAAACTTCTATAAGTATTTGATGTTAAAAGGTGTTCTAAATGAAAATCCTGTTTTGTATTATCAAATTCCAAAAGTTGAACATAAAGTTCCTAAGATATTAACTATAGAAGAAGTAGACAAGCTTTTGGGATCACCCAATTTAGATACTAATAAAGGAATAAGAGATAAGGCTATGCTAGAGGTTATGTATGCTGCAGGAATGAAGGTAATGGAGCTTTTAAGCTTAACTATATATGATATAGATTTAAAGCTTTCTTATGTAAGGTGTAGAAGCTTAAAAGAAGAGGAACGAATAGTGCCTATAGGTTCTGTGGCTGTAAAATATTTGAAAAACTATTTAAATATAAGACCTAAATTAAATATATATAATTTGGATATTTTATTTCTCAATTTAAGGGGAGTGCAAATGAGCCGCCAGGGGTTTTGGAAAATAGTAAAATATTATGCAAAAGAGGCAAATATAGATAAAAACATAAATGCTTTTACACTGAGGCATTCTTTTGCAGTGCATTTACTTCAAAATGGAGCGGATATTAAGTCTGTACAGGAACTTTTAGGACATAAGGAGTTATCTGCTACTCAGATATATTCTGCAGTGATAAAAAGAAACAAAATTGCACAAGTATATAAAAAGTGTCATCCGAGAGCGTAA
- a CDS encoding D-alanyl-D-alanine carboxypeptidase family protein yields the protein MRKKQRAFRIVSNILVLFFITILWLPVVNAEPLSESDKKEMNSTGSGLNINARSALLMEPASGKVIFEKDSHEKLEPASVTKIMTMLLTMEAVDSGRISLSDKVTVSENAKKMGGSSMLLDTGEVRSVEDLIKGIGIASGNDAAVAMAEYLGGSEDQFVQLMNKRAAELGMKDTSFKNCTGLSEDGHLTTAYDIALMSRELLKHTRILKYTGTYMETISEGRKTPIELVNHNKLVRFFKGCDGLKTGFTSSAKYCISATATRDGARMLAVIMGSPTYKVRNKDASMMMNYGFSKYFGKNILKKGADVEKIPLNKTGDRFFIAKASEDLKVVVEKGKESKITYKCVIDKNKKQYKKGEKVGYCDVYVNGEALGKVNLYSDRDVKKLGILGNFKDSLKNILQKGQ from the coding sequence ATGAGGAAAAAGCAAAGAGCTTTTAGAATAGTAAGCAATATATTAGTTTTATTTTTTATTACAATTTTGTGGTTACCAGTTGTTAATGCAGAACCTTTAAGTGAATCTGATAAAAAAGAGATGAATAGTACAGGATCAGGTTTAAACATAAATGCTAGATCGGCATTGCTTATGGAACCTGCAAGTGGAAAAGTAATTTTTGAGAAAGATTCTCATGAAAAATTAGAACCTGCTTCAGTTACGAAAATAATGACTATGCTTTTAACTATGGAGGCAGTGGATTCAGGAAGAATATCATTGTCTGATAAGGTAACTGTAAGTGAAAATGCAAAAAAGATGGGCGGAAGTTCAATGCTACTAGATACTGGAGAAGTTAGAAGTGTGGAAGATTTAATAAAGGGAATAGGAATAGCTTCAGGCAATGATGCAGCAGTTGCTATGGCAGAATATTTAGGAGGAAGTGAAGATCAATTTGTACAGCTCATGAATAAAAGAGCAGCAGAACTTGGAATGAAAGATACAAGTTTTAAAAATTGCACAGGACTTAGTGAAGATGGACATTTAACTACAGCCTATGATATAGCATTAATGTCTAGAGAGTTACTTAAGCATACAAGAATATTGAAATATACTGGAACATATATGGAGACAATATCAGAAGGAAGAAAAACTCCTATAGAGTTAGTAAACCATAATAAATTAGTAAGATTTTTTAAGGGGTGTGATGGATTAAAAACTGGATTTACCAGTTCTGCTAAGTATTGTATATCTGCAACTGCAACTAGAGATGGTGCAAGAATGTTGGCTGTAATAATGGGATCTCCTACATATAAGGTGAGGAATAAAGATGCATCTATGATGATGAATTATGGATTTTCCAAGTACTTTGGAAAGAATATTTTAAAAAAAGGAGCTGATGTAGAAAAAATTCCTCTAAATAAAACAGGAGATAGATTTTTTATTGCTAAAGCTTCAGAAGATTTAAAGGTAGTAGTTGAAAAGGGAAAAGAAAGTAAAATTACTTATAAGTGTGTAATAGATAAAAATAAAAAGCAATACAAAAAAGGTGAAAAAGTTGGGTATTGTGATGTATATGTAAATGGAGAGGCTTTAGGAAAAGTTAATTTATATAGCGATAGAGATGTAAAAAAGCTAGGTATATTGGGAAATTTTAAGGATAGTTTAAAAAATATTTTACAAAAAGGGCAATAG
- a CDS encoding CCA tRNA nucleotidyltransferase — protein sequence MNILGAFTIDQIQIINLIKAICKGNGIKAYIVGGAVRDAFLGNKVKDIDICIDKNPNFIIGKLNGIKCFQYYDKFQTAFLLFENEVNIDLIRCRKEYYVRDGELPIIEPSNIYDDLQRRDFTVNSLAYDIITGSLIDIYGGVEDIKNKSLQKIHLNSYREDPTRIFRAVKYAVRYGFDLKDKDEIINCVNEGVFDLISNDRIVKEVYLLCKEKMWIESILMCDNLKIFNVNREKLEIANENYNNIDKRILRLFYALADKKCAHILGENSVLDSKLKISIKNFAENYQKITGAVLNAMDNYELYKILKSIDDYGLILLKWNDKFKYKIYNYVHNMYHYKSSLNGKFVSSLGIQNGKAIGEVLNYMTKIELNSMIKYGKKYLVKNLGEII from the coding sequence ATGAATATTTTAGGGGCGTTTACTATAGATCAAATACAAATTATAAATTTAATAAAAGCTATATGTAAAGGTAATGGTATAAAGGCTTATATAGTAGGAGGGGCCGTTAGAGATGCGTTCCTTGGAAATAAAGTAAAAGATATTGATATATGTATAGACAAAAATCCTAATTTTATTATAGGTAAATTGAATGGAATTAAATGCTTTCAGTATTATGATAAATTTCAAACAGCTTTTTTGTTATTTGAAAATGAAGTAAATATAGATCTAATAAGGTGTAGAAAAGAATACTATGTTAGAGATGGTGAACTTCCTATAATTGAGCCGTCAAACATATACGATGACTTGCAAAGAAGGGATTTTACGGTTAATTCGTTGGCTTATGATATAATAACAGGAAGTTTAATAGATATTTATGGTGGAGTGGAAGATATAAAAAATAAAAGCCTACAAAAGATACATTTAAATAGTTATAGAGAAGATCCTACTAGAATATTTAGAGCGGTAAAGTATGCAGTAAGGTATGGGTTTGATTTAAAAGATAAGGATGAAATAATTAATTGTGTAAATGAAGGCGTGTTTGATTTGATAAGCAATGATAGAATAGTAAAGGAAGTATACCTCTTATGTAAGGAAAAAATGTGGATAGAAAGTATTTTAATGTGTGATAATTTGAAGATTTTTAATGTTAACAGAGAAAAATTAGAAATAGCAAACGAAAACTACAATAATATAGATAAAAGAATTCTAAGATTATTTTATGCGCTTGCAGACAAAAAGTGTGCGCATATATTAGGTGAAAATTCAGTATTAGATAGTAAGTTAAAAATTTCAATAAAAAATTTTGCAGAAAATTATCAAAAAATAACCGGCGCAGTGCTAAATGCTATGGATAATTATGAATTGTATAAAATATTAAAGAGCATAGATGATTATGGACTTATACTTTTAAAATGGAATGACAAATTTAAGTATAAGATTTATAATTATGTTCATAATATGTATCATTATAAATCGTCTTTAAATGGAAAATTCGTAAGTTCTCTTGGAATACAAAATGGAAAAGCTATAGGAGAAGTTTTAAATTACATGACAAAGATTGAATTAAATTCTATGATAAAGTATGGAAAAAAATATTTAGTAAAAAATTTAGGAGAGATTATTTAG
- a CDS encoding segregation/condensation protein A, producing the protein MSLNIKIENFEGPFDLLLHLIKKNKMNIYDIKIYEITEQYLQYVNNMREMDLDMASEFIVIAASLIEIKSKMLLPKTQLNEDDNEDEKDPRKELVDKLLQYKKFKAAAEFLKKREIGLEKMFGKKPEIIEQVHMGTSPEQFLKGITMLDLYRVYSHLMDSYVNKLNNGNVMGREISLDKFKLQDKMLYIREIIQTKPQIRFSVVLKKCSFKIEKVVTFIALLELIKLKVVYVMQYENFDEIYVERVIENEK; encoded by the coding sequence ATGTCTTTAAATATAAAAATAGAAAATTTTGAGGGTCCTTTTGATCTGCTTCTTCACCTTATAAAAAAAAATAAAATGAACATATATGATATAAAAATATATGAGATTACGGAACAGTATCTTCAGTACGTAAATAATATGAGAGAAATGGACTTAGATATGGCCTCTGAATTTATAGTTATAGCAGCATCACTTATAGAAATAAAATCAAAAATGCTTCTGCCTAAAACTCAGTTAAATGAAGATGATAATGAGGATGAAAAAGATCCTAGAAAAGAATTAGTAGACAAGCTTCTTCAATATAAAAAATTTAAAGCAGCAGCTGAATTTTTGAAAAAGAGAGAAATAGGCTTAGAAAAAATGTTTGGAAAAAAACCAGAGATAATTGAGCAAGTCCATATGGGTACAAGTCCGGAACAATTTTTAAAGGGAATTACTATGTTAGATTTGTATCGGGTTTACAGTCATCTTATGGATAGCTATGTAAATAAACTTAACAACGGAAATGTGATGGGCAGGGAAATATCCTTAGATAAGTTTAAATTGCAGGATAAGATGTTATATATACGGGAAATTATTCAAACTAAGCCTCAAATTAGGTTTTCTGTTGTTTTAAAAAAATGTTCTTTTAAAATAGAAAAAGTTGTAACCTTTATTGCACTTTTAGAACTTATAAAACTTAAAGTAGTATACGTAATGCAGTATGAAAATTTTGATGAAATCTACGTGGAAAGGGTAATCGAAAATGAGAAATGA
- the scpB gene encoding SMC-Scp complex subunit ScpB, translating to MRNDNEKSTSSEIDEKKNLTKDEYFSIIESLLFVSGEPLTLKQIASIIKLSSKRTKDLLKDMEVKYRQKSRGIKILNSDDKYGLVTKTKNSYYVEELLGNNSRQSLSQASLETLAIIAYKQPITRIDIDEIRGVKSDRAISTLVERKLIKENGRLSVPGRPILYGTTEEFLKYFGLENINEIPSIEEFHLD from the coding sequence ATGAGAAATGATAATGAGAAAAGTACTAGCAGCGAAATTGATGAAAAAAAGAATTTAACAAAAGATGAATATTTTTCTATAATAGAATCATTATTGTTTGTATCTGGTGAACCTCTTACTCTTAAGCAAATTGCCTCAATAATAAAACTCAGTAGTAAGCGTACAAAGGATTTACTTAAGGATATGGAAGTTAAATACAGACAGAAATCTAGGGGAATAAAAATTTTAAACAGTGATGATAAGTACGGTTTAGTTACTAAAACGAAAAATAGTTATTACGTTGAAGAATTACTTGGGAATAACTCAAGACAATCCTTATCTCAAGCATCCCTGGAAACTTTAGCTATTATAGCTTACAAACAGCCTATAACTAGAATAGATATAGATGAAATAAGGGGAGTAAAAAGTGATAGGGCAATATCAACTTTGGTTGAAAGAAAACTGATAAAAGAAAATGGAAGATTGAGTGTACCTGGGAGGCCTATACTATATGGTACTACGGAAGAGTTCTTGAAATATTTTGGACTTGAAAATATAAATGAAATTCCGAGTATTGAGGAATTTCATCTTGATTAA
- a CDS encoding IS256 family transposase produces MTDGKRNIITSLISEYDIKSAEDIQDALKDLLGGTLQEMLEGEMDNHLGYEKYGRSDEANYRNGKKSKKVRSKYGEVEVDVPQDRNSTFQPQAVAKRQKDISSIEDKIISMYAKGMTTRQISEIIEDIYGFEASESMISNITDRILPEIEQWQQRPLSTVYPIVFIDAVHFSVRDNGIVKKLAAYIIMGINDAGIKDVLSINIGENESSKYWLGVLNELKNRGVKDILILCADGLSGIKESINASFPDTEYQRCIVHQTRNTLKYVSYKHKKDFAKDLKSIYQAPSEETAHKNLEIVTKKWNDKYPGSMRSWLKNWDAITPIFKFSPEVRKVIYTTNAIESLNSTYRRLNSQRSVFPSDTALLKALYLATFEATKKWTSVLRNWGKVYGELSIMYDGRLPE; encoded by the coding sequence ATGACAGATGGTAAGAGAAATATTATAACTTCTCTTATAAGTGAGTATGATATCAAATCTGCAGAGGACATTCAAGATGCACTGAAAGATCTACTGGGAGGAACTCTTCAGGAGATGCTGGAAGGTGAGATGGACAACCATCTTGGCTATGAAAAGTATGGACGCTCAGATGAAGCTAACTACAGGAATGGTAAGAAAAGCAAGAAAGTACGAAGTAAATATGGTGAAGTGGAGGTTGATGTACCTCAAGATAGGAATAGTACATTTCAGCCGCAGGCTGTAGCAAAGCGACAGAAGGACATATCAAGCATAGAAGACAAAATAATATCGATGTATGCAAAAGGCATGACTACAAGACAAATATCTGAAATTATTGAAGACATATATGGTTTTGAAGCAAGTGAAAGTATGATATCTAACATAACAGACCGCATATTACCAGAGATTGAACAGTGGCAGCAGCGTCCATTGTCTACAGTTTATCCAATTGTTTTCATAGATGCAGTACATTTTTCTGTTAGAGATAATGGTATAGTAAAAAAACTTGCTGCCTATATAATCATGGGAATAAATGATGCCGGAATAAAAGATGTGCTTTCCATAAATATAGGTGAGAACGAGAGCAGCAAATACTGGCTTGGTGTTCTAAATGAGCTTAAGAACAGAGGAGTTAAAGATATTCTTATACTTTGTGCAGATGGTCTTTCTGGCATAAAAGAATCTATAAATGCGTCCTTTCCGGACACAGAGTACCAAAGATGCATCGTACATCAGACAAGAAATACACTTAAATATGTATCTTATAAACACAAGAAAGATTTTGCAAAGGATCTTAAGAGTATATATCAGGCTCCATCTGAGGAAACTGCTCATAAAAATCTGGAAATTGTAACTAAGAAGTGGAATGATAAATATCCAGGATCTATGCGAAGCTGGTTGAAAAATTGGGATGCTATAACCCCTATATTCAAATTTTCACCAGAAGTCAGAAAAGTAATATATACAACGAATGCCATAGAAAGCCTTAATAGCACATACCGCAGATTAAACAGTCAAAGAAGCGTATTTCCAAGTGATACTGCACTTCTAAAGGCACTTTATCTTGCAACATTTGAGGCAACTAAGAAATGGACGTCAGTCCTCAGAAACTGGGGTAAGGTTTATGGTGAACTATCCATAATGTATGATGGCAGACTTCCCGAATAA
- the ytfJ gene encoding GerW family sporulation protein: protein MDNHPIENLLKSTMENLKDMIDVNTIVGDAVESKDGSLIIPISRVSFGFASGGSEFDVSHEESPNPEYPFGGGSGAGVTVKPVAFLVTKGDSIRLLSLDQNNTYDKIVDSIPQVMDVIRGMMNSKSPKSKHNSDKKMEEEKKEEE from the coding sequence ATGGATAATCATCCTATAGAAAATTTATTAAAAAGCACTATGGAAAATTTGAAAGATATGATAGATGTAAATACCATAGTAGGCGATGCTGTAGAGTCAAAAGACGGTTCTCTTATAATACCAATTTCAAGGGTATCCTTTGGATTTGCATCTGGAGGAAGCGAATTCGACGTAAGTCATGAAGAATCACCTAATCCAGAATATCCTTTTGGCGGTGGTTCAGGAGCTGGAGTTACGGTAAAACCTGTGGCTTTTTTAGTCACAAAAGGTGACTCTATAAGACTTTTATCTTTAGATCAAAATAACACCTATGATAAGATAGTAGATTCAATTCCACAGGTAATGGATGTAATAAGAGGAATGATGAATTCTAAATCTCCAAAATCCAAGCATAACTCTGATAAGAAGATGGAAGAAGAAAAAAAAGAAGAAGAATAG
- a CDS encoding DUF2953 domain-containing protein, whose protein sequence is MIKLLISFILILFVLVFIPIPLKIRINCSNKTFSLKIYNLNVIDKINLKDNNPSLKGKKKSSSLINNFKINLKSLKNLKFKPHIKIKVKLVYGLDDAAYTAITYGLIPTLITFIFALIKNIFVVKKKEIHVKPVFNSFYFNLEISSIIYISLAKIIYMYTKLFKHS, encoded by the coding sequence TTGATTAAATTACTTATTTCATTTATCTTAATATTATTTGTTTTGGTATTTATTCCTATACCTCTTAAAATAAGAATAAACTGTAGCAATAAAACCTTCTCACTAAAAATCTATAATTTGAATGTTATAGATAAAATTAATTTAAAAGATAACAACCCCTCTCTTAAAGGAAAGAAAAAATCCTCATCCCTCATAAATAATTTCAAAATAAATTTGAAATCCCTTAAAAATTTAAAATTTAAACCCCATATAAAAATTAAGGTAAAACTTGTTTATGGGTTAGATGATGCAGCCTATACTGCCATAACTTATGGGCTTATACCAACATTAATCACTTTCATATTTGCTCTAATTAAAAATATTTTTGTAGTAAAGAAAAAAGAAATACACGTAAAACCTGTTTTTAACAGTTTTTATTTTAATTTAGAAATATCAAGTATAATTTACATTAGTTTAGCTAAAATTATTTATATGTATACAAAACTATTTAAACACAGCTAA
- a CDS encoding D-alanyl-D-alanine carboxypeptidase family protein, translating into MKFKKSLSYIIITFILFNICSYTVFADDKNLSFREPNINARCAIAMDSRSKVVMYQKNASELVPMASTTKIMTVLVAMKYGKLDKKVQISSRSSGIRGSVVGYKKGENITLKELLYGLMLRSGNDAAIAISEGVSGSVEEFVKLMNEYASEIGVINTHFKTPHGLDKEEHYSTAYDLAVLTSIAKNNALFNEIVSSKDVDGPENGFTRSYHNINKILWKIPDANGVKTGYTGKAGKCLVTSTKVQGNDVIIVVLNCPGRWKETEKIYKYVDKNFKFNKLFSKGDKALELRVNKKDLKLECEDDIIVPIKNGFKCSVKIIKPQRIKYSINKGDRIGMLCIYEGDKKIYSTSLRASNSIKVKKFMKWTF; encoded by the coding sequence ATGAAATTTAAAAAGAGTTTATCATATATAATAATAACATTTATACTTTTTAATATTTGCAGCTATACTGTGTTTGCAGATGATAAAAATTTATCTTTTCGAGAACCTAATATAAATGCACGCTGTGCTATAGCTATGGATAGTAGATCGAAAGTAGTTATGTATCAGAAAAATGCTTCTGAATTAGTACCGATGGCAAGTACAACTAAGATAATGACAGTACTAGTTGCAATGAAGTATGGAAAATTAGATAAAAAAGTACAAATATCATCCAGATCATCAGGGATAAGGGGATCTGTGGTAGGTTATAAAAAAGGAGAAAATATAACTTTAAAGGAACTTCTATATGGACTTATGTTGAGGTCAGGAAATGATGCAGCTATAGCTATTTCAGAAGGTGTAAGTGGAAGTGTGGAAGAGTTTGTAAAACTTATGAATGAGTATGCTAGCGAAATAGGAGTAATAAATACTCATTTTAAGACGCCTCATGGACTCGACAAAGAAGAACATTATTCCACAGCTTATGATCTTGCAGTACTTACATCTATAGCTAAAAACAATGCATTATTTAATGAAATTGTTAGTTCAAAAGATGTAGATGGACCCGAAAATGGATTTACAAGAAGTTATCACAATATCAATAAAATTCTTTGGAAAATTCCAGATGCAAATGGAGTTAAGACAGGTTATACTGGTAAGGCAGGAAAATGTTTAGTTACATCTACAAAAGTTCAAGGAAATGATGTTATAATAGTAGTTTTGAATTGTCCTGGAAGGTGGAAAGAAACTGAAAAAATATATAAATATGTTGATAAAAATTTTAAGTTTAACAAGTTATTTTCTAAAGGAGATAAAGCGCTGGAGTTAAGAGTAAACAAAAAAGATTTAAAGTTAGAGTGTGAAGATGATATTATAGTGCCTATTAAAAATGGATTCAAGTGCAGTGTTAAAATTATAAAACCTCAAAGAATAAAATATTCAATTAACAAGGGTGATAGAATAGGAATGCTTTGTATATATGAAGGTGATAAAAAGATATATAGTACGTCACTTCGGGCTTCCAATAGCATAAAAGTAAAAAAATTTATGAAATGGACCTTTTAA
- a CDS encoding SoxR reducing system RseC family protein yields the protein MKRESEGIVIEISESIAKVRASRHGDCKSCGACPGDNAIVVDAKNPVGAKPGQHVVFEIKDANMLWAAFIVYILPLIGIFIGALIGTWIGGKLGHSLREFQIGGGVIFFIISLIYIKIFDRSTSKNENTKPVITKILY from the coding sequence ATGAAAAGAGAATCGGAGGGTATTGTAATTGAAATAAGTGAAAGTATTGCAAAAGTAAGAGCTAGTAGACACGGAGACTGTAAAAGCTGTGGTGCTTGTCCTGGTGATAATGCTATAGTTGTAGATGCCAAGAATCCGGTTGGAGCAAAACCTGGTCAACATGTTGTGTTTGAAATAAAGGATGCAAATATGTTATGGGCTGCCTTTATTGTATATATATTACCGCTTATTGGAATTTTTATAGGCGCATTAATAGGAACATGGATAGGTGGAAAATTAGGTCATTCTTTAAGGGAGTTTCAAATAGGTGGGGGAGTAATATTTTTTATTATATCGTTGATATATATAAAAATATTTGATAGGTCTACAAGCAAAAATGAGAATACAAAGCCAGTAATCACAAAGATATTGTATTGA
- the rsxC gene encoding electron transport complex subunit RsxC, with translation MLKSFRGGVHPDDSKKYTANKPIEIAPIPDKVFIPVRQHIGAPTSPVVQKGDEVKKGQLIAKSDAFVSANIYASTSGKVVDIGDYPHPGFGKCQAIVIEKDGKDDWVEGIPTSRNWKELSVKEMLEIIREAGIVGMGGATFPVHVKLAPPPDKKVDVFILNGAECEPYLTADYRSMLENSDNVVAGVQIIMKILNVEKAFVGIEDNKPDAIEAMKKAFEGTKVQVVGLPTKYPQGAEKMLINVLTGREVPSGGLPADVGAVVQNVGTCIAISDAVERGIPLIQRVTTISGGAIKEPKNILVRIGTTFKDAIDFCGGFKEEPVKIISGGPMMGFAQSNLDVPIMKGSSGILGLTKNDVNDGKESSCIRCGRCLKACPMHLNPSMLSLLGQKGLYQEAKEEYNLLDCVECGSCVYTCPAKRKIVQYIRYLKSENRAAGEREKAKAAKAKERKEKEEVLK, from the coding sequence GTGTTAAAAAGTTTTCGAGGTGGAGTACACCCGGATGATAGCAAAAAGTACACAGCTAATAAACCTATAGAAATAGCACCTATACCAGACAAGGTGTTTATTCCCGTTAGACAGCATATAGGTGCTCCTACATCTCCTGTAGTACAAAAAGGAGATGAGGTAAAAAAGGGACAACTTATTGCGAAGAGTGATGCTTTTGTTTCAGCCAATATATATGCATCTACTTCTGGAAAGGTTGTAGATATAGGAGATTACCCACATCCTGGTTTTGGAAAATGTCAAGCTATAGTTATTGAAAAAGATGGAAAAGATGATTGGGTAGAAGGAATACCAACTTCACGTAATTGGAAAGAGCTAAGTGTAAAAGAAATGCTTGAAATAATAAGAGAGGCAGGCATTGTAGGAATGGGAGGCGCAACTTTTCCTGTTCATGTTAAGCTTGCACCACCACCAGATAAAAAAGTAGATGTTTTTATTTTAAATGGTGCAGAGTGTGAACCTTATTTAACTGCAGATTATAGGTCAATGTTGGAAAATTCAGACAATGTAGTTGCTGGAGTTCAAATAATTATGAAAATCCTTAATGTGGAAAAGGCATTTGTGGGTATTGAAGATAATAAACCAGATGCTATAGAAGCTATGAAAAAAGCTTTTGAAGGTACAAAAGTGCAAGTAGTAGGCCTTCCCACTAAGTATCCCCAGGGTGCTGAAAAAATGCTTATAAATGTTTTGACAGGTAGAGAAGTTCCATCAGGTGGATTGCCTGCAGATGTAGGTGCGGTTGTTCAAAATGTAGGCACATGCATAGCAATAAGTGATGCAGTGGAGAGAGGAATTCCACTTATACAGAGGGTTACAACTATAAGTGGAGGCGCTATTAAAGAGCCTAAAAATATATTAGTTAGAATTGGAACTACATTTAAAGATGCCATTGATTTTTGTGGGGGATTTAAGGAGGAACCAGTTAAAATAATCTCAGGTGGACCTATGATGGGATTTGCTCAATCAAATTTGGATGTTCCAATAATGAAGGGTTCATCAGGAATACTTGGTTTAACTAAAAATGATGTAAATGATGGAAAAGAATCTTCTTGCATTAGATGTGGCAGATGCCTAAAAGCTTGTCCTATGCACTTAAATCCAAGTATGTTAAGCCTCCTTGGACAAAAAGGTTTATATCAAGAGGCTAAGGAAGAGTATAATCTTTTGGATTGTGTAGAATGTGGCAGCTGTGTGTATACATGTCCTGCTAAACGAAAAATTGTACAGTATATTAGATATTTAAAATCAGAAAATAGAGCTGCAGGGGAAAGAGAAAAAGCTAAAGCAGCTAAGGCTAAAGAAAGGAAAGAAAAAGAAGAGGTCTTAAAATAA